In Leptospiraceae bacterium, one DNA window encodes the following:
- the bioA gene encoding adenosylmethionine--8-amino-7-oxononanoate transaminase gives MIWHPYTIQKNGTKPIRIKSAREEFLFDENGKRYIDAISSWWASIHGHNHPKIVEAIRTQLNSLDHVLLAGFTHDSAERLSEKLIQFTKKNFTRVFYSDNGSCGVEIALKISFQYFQNRNQHEKNEILHFSLSYHGDTIGAMSVGGKSHYNNNFSKLFFSSKEFISPDCYNCPLNKNPSDCKVECLNELELYIAENGKKISSIILEPLIWGANGMVFYEGKVLQKIRTLCDREDILLIYDEVFTGFGKTGKHFAFEEADATPDILVLAKGLSGGTLPVAATLVNEKVYEGFYFKELNKAFLHGHTMTGNPSACSASIASIEIFENENILYKIKKLEYRMKEYSSKLKEEYGELIKVRCLGAVCVMEIVSEYAGVQGNVSETVKLKCIEKGVIIRPLGNVVYVTPPYVIREESLREIFEAVRYALSFLVKK, from the coding sequence GTGATTTGGCATCCTTACACAATCCAGAAAAATGGAACGAAGCCAATTAGAATAAAAAGTGCAAGAGAAGAGTTTCTTTTCGACGAGAATGGAAAACGCTACATTGATGCGATCTCTTCTTGGTGGGCGAGTATCCACGGGCATAACCACCCTAAGATCGTGGAGGCGATTCGGACTCAACTGAATAGTTTGGATCATGTTTTATTAGCCGGGTTTACCCACGACAGTGCAGAGAGATTAAGTGAAAAATTAATTCAGTTTACAAAAAAGAATTTTACTCGAGTATTTTATTCTGATAACGGGTCTTGTGGGGTTGAGATTGCACTCAAGATTTCTTTTCAGTATTTTCAAAATAGGAATCAACATGAGAAAAATGAAATCCTTCATTTTTCTTTGTCTTACCACGGAGATACCATTGGGGCTATGAGTGTTGGGGGAAAGTCGCATTACAACAATAATTTTTCTAAATTGTTTTTTTCTTCTAAAGAGTTTATTTCTCCAGATTGTTATAATTGTCCCTTAAATAAAAATCCTTCTGACTGCAAAGTAGAATGCTTGAATGAATTAGAGTTGTATATAGCCGAAAATGGAAAAAAAATTTCTTCAATCATACTTGAGCCTTTGATTTGGGGAGCCAATGGCATGGTTTTTTATGAAGGAAAAGTTTTGCAAAAAATACGTACGTTATGCGATAGAGAAGATATTTTATTAATTTACGATGAGGTGTTTACAGGTTTTGGTAAAACTGGAAAACATTTTGCATTTGAAGAGGCAGATGCTACACCGGATATTCTGGTATTAGCGAAAGGATTAAGTGGAGGAACGCTTCCAGTTGCAGCGACTTTAGTAAACGAAAAGGTGTATGAGGGGTTTTATTTTAAAGAATTGAATAAGGCGTTTTTGCACGGACACACAATGACAGGGAATCCATCTGCTTGCTCTGCCTCCATCGCATCCATTGAGATTTTTGAAAATGAGAATATTTTATACAAGATTAAAAAACTTGAATATAGAATGAAAGAATATTCATCTAAACTAAAAGAGGAATACGGAGAGCTGATAAAGGTTAGGTGTCTCGGTGCTGTATGTGTGATGGAAATAGTTTCAGAATATGCAGGGGTTCAGGGCAATGTATCTGAAACAGTTAAGCTAAAATGTATAGAAAAAGGCGTAATTATCCGACCTTTAGGGAATGTAGTTTATGTAACTCCTCCTTATGTAATCAGAGAAGAATCTTTGAGAGAAATATTTGAAGCTGTTCGCTATGCCCTTTCATTTTTAGTGAAAAAATAA
- the bioD gene encoding dethiobiotin synthase — MSFFVTATGTDVGKTIFSAFVIAKFKKKYNIKYWKPIQTGMDIDSQKIHSLTGLESDNIKPSLYHFYYPASPHYSAYFEMETIDTGLVIDELKKIQNLNYVIEGAGGVLVPINEDKLQIDIFSEVKIPVVVVSSSELGTINHTLLTIEALKKREMNILGFYIYGKNNELVENNIATIEKFSKIPFLGKTFLPEDIRDTDSFIQFTDKDFDKEKILEKALFP; from the coding sequence TTGAGTTTTTTTGTAACTGCTACCGGCACCGATGTGGGGAAAACTATTTTTTCTGCTTTTGTAATTGCAAAATTCAAAAAAAAATATAATATAAAATATTGGAAACCCATTCAAACCGGAATGGATATAGATTCACAAAAGATTCATAGTTTAACCGGATTAGAAAGCGATAATATAAAGCCCTCTCTTTATCATTTTTATTATCCGGCTTCTCCTCATTATTCGGCTTATTTTGAAATGGAAACAATAGACACTGGACTTGTTATAGACGAATTAAAGAAAATTCAAAACTTAAACTATGTTATTGAAGGAGCCGGTGGAGTTTTAGTTCCGATTAATGAGGATAAATTACAAATAGATATATTCTCTGAAGTAAAAATTCCTGTGGTAGTAGTGTCTTCTTCTGAGCTTGGAACAATCAACCATACCTTGCTTACCATAGAAGCTCTTAAAAAGCGGGAAATGAATATTTTGGGTTTTTATATATACGGAAAAAATAATGAACTCGTTGAAAATAATATTGCAACAATCGAAAAATTTTCTAAAATTCCGTTTCTCGGAAAAACTTTTCTACCGGAGGATATTCGAGATACCGATTCATTTATTCAATTTACGGACAAAGATTTTGACAAAGAAAAAATTTTAGAAAAAGCGTTATTTCCGTGA
- a CDS encoding FecR domain-containing protein has product MRLSNQEWKLLGILIATIFIFSGLLYYDLNKKEKFGNRDIIGTITFKKNIVQRKFDRQVTWARLEKNSPLANRDTVLSSDFSDAVIRLNDGTEIQIDENTMLFLEVYGKETNLDFETGSIKIKRKDASGELKIKSKDTTIEVESGDVKLEKSKDKNLDLYVNEGKAKISDGKFSRSLNSEERAEFGKDGVLVSKIGLKLVFPENQKMEYQTNHPILFQWSKSKDFSATNFEISKRRNFSSIWKKIHIKDNSASIRIDEEGTYYWRVAGLNQKTNNVETSESRKIIILQKEELKLLLPRNGSVINFQAILPRINFHWKKLQNANGYKLQIAKNQNFTDSLRTFDVYSNSYGVENTKEGKYFWRVIVKSGVSGAEEKSTVSTFSVIQKTNLDTETHKSAKESSADEKEKKFTELKESTKNLNKVQEKEKSKTKNNSQTKENLSRNRNHSNDKEEDLENRSNNVQELKALYPVNSEVDLVKEKALKFKWTDLIEVESYSFKLFNANKGQNKLIYHKELNSNFISITDFSIVEEGEFYWTVTSKMKNKSKSKLVKSNFRIVAKSRLKNIKPSDIKLISPTTIYKEDKK; this is encoded by the coding sequence ATGCGATTGTCTAATCAAGAATGGAAACTACTTGGCATTCTAATTGCAACAATTTTTATTTTTTCGGGATTATTGTATTATGATTTGAATAAGAAAGAAAAATTTGGAAATAGAGACATTATCGGTACAATCACTTTTAAAAAAAATATAGTTCAAAGAAAGTTTGATAGGCAGGTTACATGGGCGAGGTTAGAAAAAAATAGCCCGCTTGCAAACAGGGACACTGTTTTATCGTCGGACTTTAGTGATGCGGTAATCCGACTCAACGACGGCACAGAAATTCAAATAGACGAGAATACTATGCTATTTCTTGAAGTGTATGGAAAAGAAACAAATTTAGATTTTGAGACCGGGTCTATCAAAATAAAAAGAAAAGACGCTTCGGGGGAGTTGAAGATCAAATCAAAAGACACTACGATTGAAGTAGAATCGGGAGATGTTAAGTTAGAAAAATCAAAAGACAAGAATTTGGATCTTTATGTAAATGAAGGAAAGGCAAAAATCAGCGATGGAAAATTTTCCAGAAGTCTGAATAGCGAAGAAAGAGCCGAGTTCGGAAAAGATGGAGTCTTGGTTTCAAAAATTGGTTTGAAACTAGTTTTTCCTGAAAATCAAAAAATGGAATACCAAACAAATCATCCTATTCTATTTCAGTGGTCAAAATCAAAAGATTTTTCGGCTACGAATTTTGAAATTAGTAAAAGACGAAATTTTTCTTCTATATGGAAGAAAATACACATCAAGGATAACTCTGCTTCGATTCGTATTGATGAAGAAGGCACTTATTATTGGAGAGTGGCAGGTCTAAACCAAAAGACAAACAATGTCGAAACAAGTGAATCTCGAAAAATTATTATTTTACAAAAAGAAGAATTAAAATTACTATTACCGAGAAATGGAAGTGTTATAAACTTTCAAGCCATTTTACCCAGGATAAATTTCCATTGGAAGAAGTTGCAAAATGCAAATGGATATAAACTGCAAATAGCAAAAAATCAAAATTTTACTGATTCTCTTAGAACATTTGATGTGTATTCTAATTCTTATGGAGTGGAGAATACAAAAGAAGGTAAGTATTTTTGGAGAGTGATCGTGAAGAGTGGTGTTTCCGGGGCAGAAGAGAAATCTACCGTCTCTACATTTTCCGTTATCCAAAAAACAAATTTAGACACAGAGACTCATAAATCTGCCAAAGAAAGTTCAGCCGATGAAAAGGAGAAAAAATTTACAGAACTTAAAGAGAGCACAAAAAATCTGAATAAGGTTCAAGAAAAAGAAAAATCTAAAACAAAAAATAATTCTCAAACAAAAGAAAATTTATCAAGAAATAGAAATCACTCTAATGATAAAGAAGAAGATTTAGAGAATAGAAGTAATAATGTTCAGGAATTGAAAGCTCTCTATCCAGTGAATTCTGAAGTAGATTTGGTAAAAGAGAAAGCCCTCAAATTCAAGTGGACAGACTTAATCGAAGTAGAATCATACTCTTTCAAATTGTTCAATGCAAACAAGGGACAAAATAAATTAATCTATCATAAAGAATTGAATTCCAATTTTATTTCAATTACCGACTTTTCAATTGTGGAAGAAGGGGAATTTTATTGGACAGTTACTTCTAAGATGAAGAACAAATCAAAGAGCAAGTTAGTAAAAAGTAATTTTAGAATAGTAGCCAAAAGCCGGTTGAAAAATATAAAACCGTCTGATATAAAATTAATTTCTCCTACAACAATTTATAAGGAAGACAAAAAATGA
- a CDS encoding HAMP domain-containing protein: MLVISTIMACALIGIISVATYFFKTDSELRIKENNIKITEVITLKVSSDLKNLANDAKIFISSMKGKRNSYERNTFFETEKDFLLIGVYSREDTGLEPININYNYKYLGDSGLDSSGLDRAIQKNAKFFSKSTHGTMMVQNLSEGLSTPLIGISFSRDENSDEIIIVVLKMDHIQNVFQTSGLTEIFMVNSEGAVVVHHDKNVLLSGTKFSDLPIFKVMLLSPLDNGQTRYKYGDSYYLGSFKKLSNVQAGIISTVSEDKAFEEVYNIRRRNIYLMVIVVCLSVIGVFFYSRSLVQPILELVGATKKIEKGQFILNIRPKSSDEIGLLTNSVIHMSQGLLERENMKDAFGKFVNKEMAELALKGELKLGGEKKYCAIFFSDIRGFTAISEKLEPEEVVEFLNQYLSEMVACVNEYHGVVDKFIGDSIMAVWGGLKTYGNNTENAINTALKMRKLLLQFNKGRGSAKKPIIHIGCGINTGYVISGQIGSQEKLEYTVIGDAVNLASRVESASKAFGTDILISENSYKETEGIFKVEKMPAIKVKGKTEPQTVYAVLGREDDPKTPENVKELRKILGIVFKQGDTKGEKYAIV; this comes from the coding sequence ATGCTTGTTATCTCTACAATCATGGCTTGTGCTTTAATTGGGATTATTTCAGTTGCGACTTATTTCTTTAAAACAGATTCTGAGCTTAGAATCAAAGAAAATAATATTAAGATTACAGAAGTTATTACTCTGAAAGTCAGTTCCGACTTAAAAAATTTAGCCAACGATGCAAAAATTTTTATAAGCTCTATGAAGGGAAAAAGAAATAGTTACGAGAGAAATACTTTTTTTGAAACCGAGAAAGATTTTTTGCTCATAGGAGTTTACTCTAGGGAAGATACCGGATTAGAGCCTATAAATATAAATTATAATTATAAATATCTTGGAGATTCTGGATTGGACTCTTCCGGTTTAGATCGCGCAATTCAAAAAAATGCGAAATTTTTTTCTAAGTCAACCCATGGAACGATGATGGTTCAAAATCTTAGCGAGGGGTTAAGCACACCGTTAATAGGAATATCTTTTTCTCGTGATGAGAATTCTGATGAAATTATCATAGTGGTATTAAAAATGGATCACATTCAAAATGTATTTCAGACTTCAGGTTTGACTGAAATTTTTATGGTGAATTCTGAAGGTGCAGTGGTTGTCCACCATGATAAAAATGTACTTCTTTCCGGAACCAAGTTTTCTGATTTACCTATTTTCAAAGTAATGCTTTTGAGTCCACTGGACAACGGTCAGACAAGGTATAAATACGGTGACTCTTACTATTTAGGCTCATTTAAAAAATTGAGCAATGTGCAAGCAGGAATTATCTCTACTGTTTCAGAGGACAAGGCTTTTGAAGAGGTCTATAATATTCGCAGAAGAAATATTTATTTAATGGTTATCGTAGTTTGTCTGTCTGTGATAGGAGTATTTTTTTATTCTAGATCCTTAGTCCAACCAATTTTGGAGTTAGTAGGTGCTACTAAAAAAATAGAGAAAGGTCAATTCATTTTAAATATAAGACCAAAGAGTAGCGATGAGATTGGATTACTTACAAATTCTGTAATTCACATGAGTCAGGGATTACTCGAAAGAGAAAACATGAAAGATGCTTTCGGTAAATTTGTAAATAAAGAGATGGCAGAGCTTGCTTTAAAAGGTGAGTTGAAATTGGGTGGAGAGAAAAAATATTGTGCAATATTTTTTAGTGATATAAGGGGTTTCACGGCAATCTCAGAAAAATTAGAACCGGAAGAAGTAGTAGAGTTTTTAAATCAATATCTGTCTGAAATGGTTGCTTGTGTAAATGAATACCATGGGGTAGTCGATAAATTTATCGGAGACTCTATTATGGCTGTGTGGGGTGGGCTAAAAACTTATGGAAACAATACCGAGAATGCAATCAACACTGCGTTAAAAATGAGAAAGCTACTCCTCCAGTTCAATAAGGGTAGAGGGAGTGCTAAAAAACCAATCATTCATATCGGTTGTGGAATCAATACCGGCTATGTGATCTCCGGTCAAATAGGCTCTCAAGAAAAATTAGAATATACCGTAATTGGTGATGCAGTGAATCTTGCCTCAAGAGTGGAATCTGCAAGCAAGGCTTTTGGTACGGATATTTTAATTAGCGAAAATTCGTATAAGGAAACTGAAGGAATTTTCAAAGTAGAAAAAATGCCTGCGATAAAAGTGAAGGGAAAGACCGAGCCACAAACCGTGTATGCGGTACTTGGGAGAGAAGACGATCCAAAAACTCCCGAAAATGTAAAAGAGTTGAGAAAAATTCTTGGAATTGTATTTAAACAGGGAGATACCAAGGGCGAAAAGTATGCGATTGTCTAA
- a CDS encoding histone deacetylase: protein MVYHPKYDLDLGAHVFPATKFSKIMERIEKDGSFSKFQVHHPEKAEVSDLRLVHTEEYLKNLFELNRNHSTSYSELPLTSEIVNSFVLACGGTILATELTQTHKFVFHVGGGFHHSFPEHAEGFCYLNDAAIGTRYFQRKFPQKKVLLIDLDLHQGNGNSYIFEGDHTVFTFSMHQGNLYPKKENSTLDISLDEGCGDAIYLKQLEKGLKKIGSTFKPDLIYYLAGADPYENDTLGSLNITISGLIQRDALVKKFAEKVKCPVVVLLAGGYAKDFSDTIQIHLNTAGVFADIIQSV, encoded by the coding sequence ATTGTTTATCACCCAAAATACGATTTAGACCTTGGTGCACACGTATTTCCGGCGACAAAATTCTCTAAAATTATGGAGAGAATCGAAAAAGACGGGTCTTTTTCTAAGTTTCAGGTTCACCACCCCGAAAAAGCCGAAGTAAGTGATTTGAGATTGGTTCATACAGAGGAGTATTTAAAGAACCTTTTTGAATTGAACAGAAATCATTCTACTTCTTATTCAGAGCTTCCTCTTACCTCAGAGATTGTAAATAGCTTTGTGCTCGCCTGTGGGGGGACAATTCTTGCCACTGAGCTTACCCAAACTCATAAATTTGTTTTTCACGTAGGAGGTGGGTTTCACCATTCTTTTCCTGAGCACGCAGAAGGGTTTTGCTATTTGAATGACGCTGCAATCGGAACAAGGTATTTTCAGAGAAAATTTCCACAGAAGAAAGTTTTGCTTATTGATTTGGATTTGCACCAGGGAAATGGAAACTCTTATATTTTTGAAGGAGACCATACAGTTTTTACATTCTCTATGCACCAAGGGAATCTCTACCCTAAAAAAGAAAATTCCACTCTCGATATTTCTTTAGATGAAGGTTGTGGGGATGCGATCTATTTAAAACAATTGGAAAAAGGATTAAAAAAGATTGGCTCTACTTTCAAACCGGACTTAATATACTATCTTGCCGGTGCTGATCCTTATGAGAACGATACCCTTGGTAGTTTGAATATCACTATATCAGGGTTGATTCAAAGAGATGCTCTTGTGAAGAAATTTGCAGAAAAAGTAAAATGTCCGGTTGTAGTTCTATTAGCCGGAGGGTATGCGAAAGATTTTTCGGACACGATTCAAATTCACTTGAACACTGCAGGGGTGTTTGCTGATATAATTCAGTCGGTTTAA
- the pyk gene encoding pyruvate kinase: MKNFYSSNKRTKIVCTIGPASSDEKTIMELLNAGMDVARMNFSHSTHESHKKTFELLRLCEQKSGRPLGILADLQGPKIRTGKISTGPIELKVGDQIFINNDPNFPGTKEEIGCTYQKIIEDLEIDNKVLIDDGKLVLTVKSKTSERAALEVLVGGTLKDNKGINLPGTPVTASALSEKDMEDLKFALSLGVDYIALSFVRRASDLELAREYMKGTFTGLIAKIERPEAIRNIEEIINASDGIMIARGDMGVELETEQVPLIQKDLIHKMNTIGKPVITATQMLESMIDNPRPTRAEASDVANAVLDGTDAVMLSAESASGKYPVESVKIMNKIIHEAEKIYTTYSIRRKDIRTKEEIERTALGTATVKIAESINAQAIINFTRSGYSARLASEFRPIVPIYSFTPFLMTARKMNLYRGVYSFVMPLMDKFHDMIGYMSQTLKSENLVKETDTVVILAGAPGGDAYTVDFIQVYKIK, encoded by the coding sequence ATGAAAAACTTTTACTCATCAAACAAAAGAACAAAAATTGTCTGCACAATCGGACCTGCCTCTTCAGACGAAAAAACCATCATGGAGTTGTTGAATGCAGGAATGGATGTCGCCAGAATGAATTTCAGCCACTCTACCCATGAAAGCCATAAGAAGACCTTCGAGCTTCTAAGGCTCTGCGAACAAAAATCGGGAAGACCCTTAGGGATTCTTGCCGATTTACAAGGACCGAAAATCAGAACCGGTAAAATTTCAACCGGTCCAATTGAACTAAAGGTAGGAGACCAAATTTTCATAAACAACGATCCAAATTTTCCGGGGACGAAAGAAGAAATCGGGTGCACCTACCAGAAAATTATAGAAGATTTAGAAATAGACAATAAGGTTTTGATAGACGACGGAAAATTAGTCCTAACAGTAAAATCAAAAACTTCAGAGCGCGCAGCTTTAGAAGTTTTAGTCGGAGGAACACTAAAAGACAATAAGGGAATCAATTTGCCTGGAACCCCTGTGACCGCCTCGGCACTTTCCGAAAAAGATATGGAAGACTTAAAATTTGCTCTATCTCTTGGGGTTGATTATATTGCTCTTAGTTTTGTTCGACGTGCGTCCGACTTGGAACTTGCCCGGGAATACATGAAAGGAACATTCACCGGACTTATTGCAAAAATTGAAAGACCAGAGGCAATTCGCAACATTGAGGAAATTATCAATGCGTCAGACGGAATCATGATCGCAAGAGGTGATATGGGGGTAGAGTTAGAAACAGAGCAAGTCCCTCTAATTCAAAAAGACCTCATCCACAAAATGAATACAATTGGAAAACCTGTAATCACCGCAACTCAGATGTTGGAGTCTATGATAGACAATCCAAGACCTACCCGAGCTGAGGCGAGTGATGTAGCGAATGCGGTTTTAGATGGAACGGATGCGGTCATGTTATCTGCCGAATCTGCAAGTGGTAAGTACCCAGTAGAATCCGTGAAGATCATGAATAAGATTATCCATGAAGCAGAAAAAATCTATACTACTTACTCAATCAGACGAAAAGACATTAGAACAAAAGAAGAAATAGAAAGAACTGCACTTGGTACTGCAACCGTAAAAATCGCAGAGTCGATTAATGCACAAGCGATCATCAATTTTACACGAAGTGGCTACTCTGCAAGGCTTGCTTCTGAATTTCGCCCGATTGTTCCAATCTATTCTTTTACCCCATTTTTAATGACTGCAAGAAAAATGAATCTATACCGGGGAGTCTATTCTTTCGTCATGCCCCTCATGGATAAGTTTCACGATATGATAGGCTACATGAGTCAAACCCTGAAAAGTGAGAATTTGGTAAAGGAAACCGATACAGTAGTGATTTTAGCGGGTGCTCCGGGAGGAGATGCGTACACTGTTGATTTTATCCAAGTTTATAAGATCAAATAA
- a CDS encoding mechanosensitive ion channel, with translation MKLEDYSIFNPFYLISNKNRDFAEEILLYVYSIILVYLGVKLVIFILDRIKPTVETADMYNRRRIGRITFVIMSIIILFPVFFSRIEYLPTLLGLTSVGFIVSMKEVTLNLVGWVMIHGSNGFEVGDRIEVDGFRGDVINIGMMRFTLIELNREYDSDQSSNRLIHFPNHSAVLQKVIVVSQKMDFVWDEMRIHLSIDSNWQKAEELCNKILRNEFVLDHRLLEEKTRELSKNYLVRLGKTTPIVYTTIEEGEILLSLRYLTPIREKRWKRSAVSKEVLISFKDHEDIQII, from the coding sequence ATGAAGTTAGAAGATTATTCCATATTCAATCCGTTTTATCTCATATCCAATAAAAACAGGGATTTTGCGGAAGAGATTTTACTTTATGTATATTCTATTATCTTGGTGTACCTTGGAGTAAAATTAGTTATATTTATTTTAGATCGAATCAAGCCTACAGTAGAAACTGCGGATATGTACAATAGAAGAAGGATCGGTCGTATTACATTTGTAATCATGTCGATAATTATTTTGTTTCCGGTTTTCTTTTCCAGAATAGAATATCTTCCCACTCTTCTTGGTTTAACAAGCGTTGGTTTTATTGTATCTATGAAAGAAGTTACCCTTAACTTAGTAGGGTGGGTTATGATCCACGGATCCAATGGATTTGAAGTTGGGGATAGGATTGAAGTAGATGGGTTTAGGGGAGATGTGATCAATATCGGGATGATGAGGTTTACACTAATTGAATTGAATAGGGAATACGACTCGGATCAATCTTCTAACAGGTTGATTCATTTTCCAAATCATTCAGCCGTACTTCAAAAAGTAATTGTAGTATCGCAAAAAATGGATTTTGTCTGGGATGAAATGAGAATCCATTTAAGTATTGATTCCAACTGGCAAAAAGCAGAAGAACTATGCAATAAAATTTTGAGAAATGAATTTGTATTGGATCACAGGCTATTAGAAGAGAAAACAAGAGAGTTGTCTAAGAATTATTTAGTACGACTCGGCAAAACTACACCCATCGTATACACCACGATTGAAGAAGGAGAAATTTTGCTCTCACTTAGGTATTTGACTCCTATTCGAGAAAAGAGATGGAAGAGATCTGCGGTATCAAAGGAAGTTTTAATTTCTTTTAAAGACCACGAAGATATCCAAATTATTTGA
- the aroB gene encoding 3-dehydroquinate synthase, whose amino-acid sequence MIFSKEQVRFGSTNYPVIIAENFLGLSEELSRFEKISKLFILTEKKIADLYLKDIFKELKKFNPECILIGGSEKNKHIDNLKSVYQKLILKGADRKSFFLAFGGGVVGDFVGFVAATFLRGVRYAQIPTTLLASVDSSVGGKVAVNVDYGKNMVGAFYQPSFVFLPIYTLNTLKKKEWNCGLAEIVKHSFLEGGDFLNFIENHSRKDIHALSPVVRKCIEDSVKFKTKIVSIDEKETGLRAILNLGHSTAHAIESATNYRKYSHGEAVSIGLVTCLILSKNRLGFSEKSLNRSITILKNYELPLNHSLKPSLIVSHIKHDKKNEGDTIKFVLLKNFGEPEFGVSVSKEEIFNTLKIQNSIVA is encoded by the coding sequence ATGATTTTTTCTAAAGAGCAAGTCCGTTTTGGTTCTACAAATTACCCTGTAATTATTGCAGAAAATTTTTTGGGGCTTAGCGAAGAGTTGAGTCGGTTTGAAAAGATTTCTAAACTATTTATCTTGACCGAAAAAAAAATCGCAGACCTATATTTAAAAGATATTTTCAAAGAGTTGAAAAAATTCAACCCTGAATGTATTCTTATAGGAGGCTCTGAAAAAAATAAACATATAGACAATCTAAAAAGTGTTTATCAAAAACTAATTTTAAAAGGAGCCGACAGGAAATCTTTTTTTCTAGCTTTTGGTGGGGGAGTAGTCGGAGATTTCGTCGGGTTTGTCGCCGCTACTTTTCTAAGGGGGGTGCGTTATGCGCAAATCCCTACGACTCTACTTGCATCGGTTGACTCGTCTGTAGGTGGAAAAGTAGCAGTGAATGTAGATTACGGAAAAAATATGGTTGGAGCATTTTATCAACCTTCTTTTGTATTTCTTCCGATTTATACATTGAACACTCTCAAGAAAAAAGAATGGAACTGTGGACTGGCAGAGATCGTAAAGCATTCTTTTTTAGAAGGAGGAGATTTTTTGAATTTTATAGAAAATCATTCTCGTAAAGATATTCATGCACTATCTCCGGTTGTAAGAAAATGTATTGAAGATTCTGTTAAGTTTAAAACCAAGATAGTGTCCATTGATGAAAAGGAAACCGGACTTCGAGCTATTTTGAATTTGGGTCACAGTACAGCTCATGCGATTGAGTCAGCGACGAATTATAGAAAATATTCTCACGGAGAGGCTGTTTCTATCGGGCTTGTGACTTGCTTGATTTTGTCTAAAAATAGATTGGGGTTTTCTGAAAAATCCTTAAATAGGTCAATTACAATTTTAAAAAACTATGAATTGCCTCTCAACCACAGTCTAAAACCTTCTCTAATTGTATCGCATATAAAACACGATAAAAAAAATGAGGGAGACACTATAAAATTTGTTTTATTGAAAAATTTTGGTGAGCCTGAATTTGGTGTTTCTGTTTCCAAAGAAGAAATTTTCAATACACTGAAAATACAAAATTCAATAGTAGCGTGA
- a CDS encoding NUDIX hydrolase, whose protein sequence is MNIFRNRKIRIRVAGIVTNYRKEILFIRQSKKNHSYWLLPGGGIEKGESALGALKRELKEELGLIIKKAEFLLLNESIGPKGERHIIQLVYKVDVANNYPILNLKEKSILEFKYFSKKDMKDIEIRPDIKNYLLKGKFSKSVSIESKWI, encoded by the coding sequence ATGAATATTTTTAGAAACAGAAAAATCCGAATCAGGGTCGCAGGAATTGTGACGAATTATAGAAAAGAAATTTTATTTATTCGTCAAAGTAAAAAAAACCACAGTTATTGGCTCTTGCCCGGTGGAGGAATCGAAAAAGGGGAGAGTGCTTTGGGTGCTTTAAAAAGAGAATTGAAAGAAGAACTCGGGCTTATAATAAAAAAAGCAGAATTTTTGTTATTGAATGAAAGCATAGGACCGAAAGGAGAAAGGCATATCATTCAACTTGTGTATAAGGTAGATGTCGCAAATAATTATCCTATTTTGAATTTAAAAGAGAAGAGTATTTTAGAGTTTAAATATTTTTCCAAGAAAGACATGAAAGATATAGAAATTCGTCCTGATATAAAAAATTACCTTTTAAAAGGAAAGTTTTCAAAATCTGTTTCTATAGAAAGTAAATGGATTTAA